Proteins encoded in a region of the Rhizobium sp. CC-YZS058 genome:
- the ligA gene encoding NAD-dependent DNA ligase LigA has translation MTDRKPVEALTEADAVEELAFLAAELARHDALYHGKDAPEISDAEYDALKRRNEALEARFPGLKRPDSPSGKVGAAPSGLFQTVTHARPMLSLDNVFSDEDVQDFIGSVYRFLGRLPDDSIAFTAEPKIDGLSMSLRYENRRLVTAATRGDGTTGENVTANIRTIAEIPQSLPADAPEIVEVRGEVYMAKSDFLALNAQMEAEGRQTYVNPRNTAAGSLRQLDPTVTATRKLRFFAYAWGELSEMPAETQYEMIAVLGRWGFPINPLTERLSSVSTILDHYRQIGLERPNLDYDIDGVVYKVDDLALQRRLGFRSRSPRWATAHKFPAEQAFTTLTAIDIQVGRTGALTPVARLVPITVGGVVVTNATLHNEDYIKGLGNAGQPIREGRDIRIGDTVIVQRAGDVIPQIVDIVPEKRSADSAPYVFPTTCPVCGSHAVREVNEKTGKVDSVRRCTGGFVCRAQAVEHLKHFVSRNAFDIEGLGSKQIDYFFEAEDPAFSIRTAPDIFTLEQRQQGSLAKLENVEGFGRVSVRKLFSAINERRQVALSRFIYALGIRHVGETTAKLLARSYGTYADFSAAMQAAARGEGDAWEDLNRIEGIGEVVARAIVEFYKEPRNLDVLARLLDWVTPLDEQAPVASGSPIAGKTVVFTGSLEKFTRDEAKARAESLGAKVAGSVSRKTDYVVAGPGAGSKLDKARELGVAVMDEDEWLAFLGG, from the coding sequence ATGACCGACCGCAAGCCCGTGGAAGCGCTGACCGAGGCCGATGCCGTGGAGGAACTTGCCTTTCTGGCGGCCGAGCTCGCCCGGCATGATGCGCTCTATCACGGCAAGGATGCGCCGGAAATTTCGGACGCCGAGTACGATGCGCTGAAGCGCCGCAACGAGGCTCTCGAGGCGCGGTTTCCCGGGTTGAAGCGGCCGGACAGCCCCTCCGGCAAGGTGGGTGCTGCGCCCTCCGGCCTGTTCCAGACCGTCACCCATGCCCGGCCGATGCTCTCGCTCGACAATGTCTTCAGCGACGAGGACGTGCAGGACTTCATCGGCAGCGTCTACCGGTTCCTCGGCCGCCTGCCGGATGATTCGATCGCCTTCACGGCCGAGCCGAAGATCGACGGCCTCTCCATGTCGCTGCGCTACGAGAACCGCCGTCTGGTGACGGCAGCGACGCGGGGCGACGGCACGACGGGTGAGAACGTCACCGCAAATATCCGCACCATCGCGGAAATCCCGCAGAGCCTGCCCGCCGATGCCCCCGAAATCGTCGAGGTGCGGGGCGAGGTCTATATGGCGAAAAGCGACTTCCTGGCGCTGAACGCGCAGATGGAGGCGGAGGGACGCCAGACCTATGTGAACCCGCGCAACACGGCGGCCGGTTCGCTGCGCCAATTGGACCCGACGGTCACCGCCACGCGCAAGCTGCGCTTCTTCGCCTATGCCTGGGGCGAGCTGTCGGAGATGCCGGCCGAGACGCAGTACGAGATGATCGCCGTTCTCGGCCGCTGGGGCTTCCCGATCAACCCGCTCACCGAGCGGCTGTCGTCCGTGTCCACCATCCTCGACCACTACCGCCAGATCGGGCTCGAACGGCCGAACCTTGATTATGATATCGATGGCGTCGTCTACAAGGTCGACGACCTGGCGCTGCAGCGCCGGCTCGGCTTCCGCTCGCGCTCGCCGCGCTGGGCGACGGCGCACAAGTTCCCCGCCGAACAGGCCTTCACCACGCTCACTGCCATCGATATCCAGGTCGGCCGCACCGGCGCGCTGACGCCGGTTGCCCGGCTGGTGCCGATCACGGTCGGGGGCGTTGTCGTGACCAATGCCACCCTGCACAACGAGGATTACATCAAGGGCCTCGGCAATGCCGGCCAGCCGATCCGCGAGGGGCGGGACATTCGCATCGGCGACACGGTCATCGTCCAGCGCGCGGGCGACGTAATCCCGCAGATCGTCGATATCGTGCCGGAGAAACGCTCGGCCGACAGCGCGCCCTATGTGTTCCCGACGACCTGCCCGGTCTGCGGCAGCCATGCGGTACGCGAGGTCAATGAAAAGACCGGCAAGGTGGACAGCGTGCGCCGCTGCACCGGCGGCTTTGTGTGCCGCGCCCAGGCGGTCGAGCATCTCAAGCACTTCGTCTCGCGCAACGCCTTCGATATCGAGGGGCTCGGCTCGAAGCAGATCGACTATTTCTTCGAGGCCGAGGATCCCGCCTTCTCGATCCGCACCGCGCCGGACATCTTCACGCTCGAGCAGCGCCAGCAGGGATCGCTCGCAAAGCTGGAAAATGTCGAGGGCTTCGGCCGTGTCAGCGTCCGCAAGCTGTTTTCGGCGATCAACGAGCGGCGGCAGGTGGCGCTGTCGCGCTTCATCTATGCGCTCGGCATCCGCCATGTCGGCGAGACCACCGCCAAGCTGCTTGCCCGCTCCTACGGCACCTATGCCGACTTCAGCGCCGCCATGCAGGCGGCGGCGCGCGGCGAGGGCGATGCCTGGGAGGATCTGAACCGGATCGAGGGGATCGGCGAGGTGGTCGCCCGCGCCATCGTCGAATTCTACAAGGAGCCACGCAATCTCGATGTCCTGGCACGGCTTCTGGACTGGGTCACGCCGCTCGATGAGCAGGCGCCAGTGGCGAGCGGCAGCCCGATCGCCGGCAAGACCGTGGTCTTCACCGGCTCGCTCGAAAAGTTCACCCGCGACGAGGCCAAGGCCCGGGCCGAGAGCCTCGGCGCCAAGGTGGCCGGCTCCGTATCCAGGAAGACCGACTATGTGGTGGCCGGCCCCGGCGCCGGCTCGAAGCTGGACAAGGCCCGCGAGCTCGGCGTCGCGGTCATGGACGAGGACGAATGGCTGGCCTTCCTCGGCGGTTGA
- the panC gene encoding pantoate--beta-alanine ligase, which yields MKTVSGIEALRALLLDHRRQGLSVGLVPTMGFLHKGHMELVRRARAENDVVVVSLFVNPLQFGANEDLARYPRDLPRDQAMLEAGQVDYLFAPGVQDMYPRPMEAVVDLPGLGSELEGAVRPGHFAGVATVVTKLFNIVQPDRAYFGEKDYQQLQIIRRMVEDLAQPVAVIGVETVREADGLACSSRNVYLTDEERTAAAIVPRALEEAGRLIRQGISDPHALEAAVTAFLSREPLAVPEVVALRDPETLQVLDRLDGRPVLLLLFVRFGRTRLLDNRVYGTRLDLKKVA from the coding sequence ATGAAGACGGTAAGCGGGATCGAAGCGCTGCGCGCGCTTCTCCTCGATCATCGCAGGCAGGGCCTCTCGGTCGGCCTCGTGCCGACCATGGGCTTCCTGCACAAGGGGCATATGGAGCTCGTGCGCCGGGCCCGGGCCGAGAACGACGTGGTTGTCGTCAGCCTTTTCGTCAATCCGCTGCAGTTTGGCGCCAATGAGGACCTTGCGCGTTATCCGCGAGACCTGCCGCGCGATCAGGCCATGCTCGAAGCCGGCCAGGTCGATTATCTCTTCGCACCCGGCGTTCAGGACATGTATCCGCGGCCGATGGAGGCCGTGGTTGATCTCCCCGGCCTCGGCTCCGAACTGGAAGGTGCCGTCCGGCCCGGCCATTTTGCCGGCGTCGCCACGGTGGTGACCAAGCTCTTCAACATCGTGCAGCCGGACCGCGCCTATTTCGGCGAGAAGGATTACCAGCAGCTGCAGATCATCCGCCGCATGGTGGAGGATCTCGCCCAGCCCGTCGCCGTGATCGGCGTCGAGACCGTGCGCGAGGCGGACGGGCTCGCCTGCTCCTCGCGCAATGTCTATCTGACAGACGAGGAACGCACCGCCGCCGCGATCGTGCCGCGCGCGCTCGAGGAGGCCGGACGGCTGATCCGCCAGGGGATAAGCGACCCGCACGCGCTCGAAGCTGCGGTGACGGCCTTTCTGTCGCGCGAGCCGCTGGCGGTGCCCGAGGTGGTGGCTCTGCGCGACCCGGAGACGCTGCAGGTGCTGGACCGGCTTGATGGCCGGCCCGTCTTGCTGCTGCTGTTCGTGCGTTTCGGTCGGACGCGGCTTCTCGACAATCGCGTCTATGGGACGCGTCTCGATCTGAAAAAGGTGGCCTGA
- the panB gene encoding 3-methyl-2-oxobutanoate hydroxymethyltransferase — protein MSVEAKRRRLSPSAIRAMKGERPIVSLTAYTTPIARLLDPHVDLLLVGDSVGMVLYGMDSTVGVTMEMMIAHGQAVARGATQACLVVDLPFGSYQESKEQAFRSAVRLMKETQCSAVKLEGGEEMAETVAFLTRRGVPVLGHVGLMPQLVNTTGGYRSLGHSDAEAETIRRDAQAIDEAGAFAIVVEGTVEPVAREITAAVAAPTIGIGASPACDGQILVSDDMLGLFNDFKPRFVKHFAELAPQVSAAAGAYAEEVRARSFPGPDHTFKPRR, from the coding sequence ATGAGCGTCGAAGCCAAGCGCCGCCGGCTGAGCCCGTCGGCGATCCGCGCGATGAAGGGCGAGCGCCCGATCGTCAGCCTCACCGCCTATACGACGCCGATCGCCCGGCTGCTCGATCCGCATGTCGACCTGCTGCTGGTCGGCGATTCCGTCGGCATGGTGCTCTATGGAATGGACTCCACGGTCGGCGTGACGATGGAAATGATGATCGCCCATGGACAGGCGGTCGCACGCGGCGCCACCCAGGCCTGCCTCGTCGTCGATCTGCCCTTCGGCTCCTATCAGGAGTCGAAGGAACAGGCCTTCCGCAGCGCCGTGCGCCTGATGAAGGAAACGCAGTGCTCGGCGGTCAAGCTCGAAGGCGGGGAGGAGATGGCGGAAACCGTTGCCTTCCTCACACGCCGCGGCGTTCCCGTGCTCGGCCATGTCGGGCTGATGCCGCAGCTCGTCAACACGACCGGCGGCTATCGCTCGCTCGGCCACAGCGATGCGGAGGCCGAGACCATCCGCCGCGACGCGCAGGCGATCGACGAGGCCGGTGCCTTCGCCATCGTCGTCGAGGGTACGGTCGAGCCGGTGGCGCGCGAGATTACCGCCGCCGTGGCGGCGCCGACCATCGGCATCGGCGCTTCGCCGGCCTGCGACGGGCAGATCCTCGTCTCGGACGACATGCTCGGCCTCTTCAACGACTTCAAGCCGCGCTTCGTCAAACACTTCGCCGAACTCGCCCCCCAAGTCTCCGCCGCCGCCGGCGCCTATGCCGAGGAAGTCCGCGCCCGCAGCTTTCCCGGACCGGACCATACGTTCAAACCCCGCCGCTGA
- a CDS encoding AzlC family ABC transporter permease → MTSDGFWQGVRRGAPIVVSVAPFAVLFGALAVDNGFSTFDAVLMSASIFAGASQMVGLQLFGHEIPAWVVILSVFAVNFRHILYSASVAPHIRHFSFAQKVIGLFLITDPQYAEAEKKGERGERVGYGWYMGMALSLYLPWVALTAVGAAFGQLIGDPKAIGLDVLLPIYFMALVLGFRSRDHWLPVVAVSSLASVIAMKTVGSPWHVSIGALAGVLLGAFLPLKPRAGGEAQR, encoded by the coding sequence ATGACGTCTGACGGGTTTTGGCAGGGGGTGCGGCGCGGGGCGCCGATCGTGGTGTCCGTCGCGCCCTTTGCGGTGTTGTTTGGCGCGCTGGCGGTCGACAATGGGTTTTCGACCTTCGATGCGGTGCTGATGAGTGCCAGCATCTTTGCCGGGGCGAGCCAGATGGTCGGCTTGCAACTGTTCGGCCATGAGATCCCCGCCTGGGTGGTGATCCTCTCGGTCTTCGCGGTCAACTTCCGCCACATCCTCTATTCCGCGTCCGTCGCCCCGCATATCCGTCACTTCAGCTTCGCGCAGAAGGTGATCGGCCTGTTCCTGATTACCGATCCGCAATATGCGGAAGCCGAGAAGAAGGGCGAGCGCGGCGAGCGGGTCGGCTATGGCTGGTATATGGGCATGGCGCTTTCGCTCTATCTGCCTTGGGTGGCGCTGACGGCGGTGGGAGCCGCCTTCGGCCAGTTGATCGGCGACCCGAAGGCGATCGGGCTCGATGTTCTCCTGCCGATCTACTTCATGGCCCTGGTGCTCGGCTTCCGCAGCCGGGATCACTGGCTGCCGGTGGTGGCGGTCAGTTCGCTGGCCTCGGTCATCGCCATGAAAACCGTCGGCTCGCCCTGGCATGTCAGCATCGGTGCTTTGGCCGGCGTGCTGCTCGGGGCGTTTCTGCCGCTGAAGCCGCGGGCAGGCGGAGAGGCGCAGCGATGA